The sequence below is a genomic window from Leisingera sp. M658.
GACCGATCCCTTTGCCGACTGATGGCTGAGGAAACAGGCCTGAGCTATAAGGCCCGGCGGCGCTGGGCACTGGTTATCCTGCTGGTCGGGATGCCGGTTTACATCGTGGCTGCGGTGACGGTGATGAATATGCTGGACCGGCCGCCGTTGTGGCTGGAGCTGCTGATTTATGTAGCGCTGGGGGTTGTCTGGGTGCTGCCGTTCAAATTTGTGTTCCGCGGTGTCGGCAAGGAAGATCCGGGCGCGGAACAGGAATAAGGTGAGGGGCGCTGCCCCTTTTGGCCTCCGGCCAATTCACCCCGGAGTATTTCGGCAAAGATGAAGCAGGATCCGGTTCGGAAACTGAAAAGGCGGCCCGCAATGGCCGCCTTTTTTGGTCTGTTTGCCGGGGCGTTCAGCCTGCGGCGCGTTTGCCGGGCTTGAAGCCGATGTCGCCGGAGGCGGTGAACTGGCCGTTG
It includes:
- a CDS encoding DUF2842 domain-containing protein, which translates into the protein MAEETGLSYKARRRWALVILLVGMPVYIVAAVTVMNMLDRPPLWLELLIYVALGVVWVLPFKFVFRGVGKEDPGAEQE